A portion of the Etheostoma spectabile isolate EspeVRDwgs_2016 unplaced genomic scaffold, UIUC_Espe_1.0 scaffold00018250, whole genome shotgun sequence genome contains these proteins:
- the LOC116679850 gene encoding collagen alpha-1(X) chain, producing the protein MDLRVACIFLLMVALAAAHGKGYVVKKVVKAAPQYEPYSVKSHVVSVAGEPGAPGEPGPEGPAGPPGSPGEDAVGLPGPQGPPGPPGAPGRSIAGKPGSPGGPGKPGSDGAPGAKGDTGATGPQGPRGVPGSAGSPGPAGLSASGKPGPSGLPGSMGPRGEPGLKGHPGIPGLPGAKGDRGVGYQGPQGETGPQGPVGAPGQPGEPGVGKPGKPGSDGEPGKSGSPGRDGAQGPMGPQGPKGHTGAPGVGMPGKPGENGAPGLPGSAGPKGHQGPAGATGAPGVPGYGKPGANGEKGERGNTGSPGATGAKGEQGPTGYTGATGPTGPTGPAGPQGATGFPGEPGVAGSKGDTGATGAQGPKGNKGDQGAQGFAGKQGYPGAAGPPGPRGATGPTGDKGHTGAPGTPGAPGIPGPAGPKGHPGRAGEPGASGSDGAPGPRGPAGSPGPAGAPGLKGHPGLPGPSGPAGLAAKGIPGPQGPPGAPGQDGADGPMGPAGPAGPPGPPGEVVFEKGMGMGEVMVKSPMSAFTASLTTPYPAAGSPIKFDHIVYNAENHYDPESGIFTCHVPGVYYFSYSIHVNGAHALVALYKNGQPVMFTYDEYSKGFLDQMSGSAVLLLDEQDTVYVQIPDDEANGVFAAENVHCSFSGFLIAST; encoded by the exons ATGGACCTACGAGTAGCATGCATCTTCCTCCTCATGGTGGCCCTGGCAGCAGCCCATGGGAAGGGGTATGTGGTGAAGAAAGTGGTGAAGGCCGCCCCTCAGTACGAGCCCTACTCTGTGAAGAGCCATG TGGTGTCAGTGGCAGGTGAGCCTGGTGCTCCAGGTGAGCCTGGCCCTGAGGGACCTGCTGGCCCTCCCGGCTCCCCAGGTGAGGACGCCGTAGGTCTGCCTGGACCCCAAGGACCTCCTGGACCTCCCGGAGCTCCTGGACGCTCCATTGCTGGCAAACCTGGATCCCCAGGGGGACCTGGCAAACCTGGTAGCGATGGAGCACCTGGTGCCAAGGGAGACACTGGAGCCACTGGCCCTCAGGGACCAAGGGGAGTCCCTGGATCCGCTGGAAGCCCTGGACCCGCTGGCCTCTCTGCTTCTGGCAAGCCTGGACCTTCAGGTCTTCCTGGATCAATGGGACCTAGAGGAGAGCCTGGTCTGAAAGGACATCCAGGTATACCTGGTCTGCCAGGTGCTAAGGGTGATAGAGGGGTGGGATATCAGGGACCTCAGGGTGAGACAGGACCACAAGGACCTGTGGGCGCACCTGGACAACCAGGTGAGCCTGGAGTTGGAAAGCCAGGAAAACCAGGTTCGGACGGTGAGCCAGGAAAGTCAGGTAGCCCAGGTAGGGATGGAGCCCAAGGTCCTATGGGACCACAGGGACCTAAGGGACACACTGGTGCCCCAGGTGTAGGTATGCCAGGTAAACCAGGTGAGAACGGTGCCCCAGGTCTACCTGGATCAGCTGGCCCTAAAGGCCATCAGGGACCTGCTGGAGCCACTGGTGCCCCTGGAGTCCCCGGATATGGAAAGCCAGGTGCAAatggagagaagggagagagggggaatacaGGTAGCCCAGGTGCTACAGGCGCAAAGGGTGAGCAAGGTCCAACAGGATATACCGGTGCTACTGGCCCAACTGGCCCCACTGGTCCTGCTGGACCTCAGGGTGCAACAGGATTTCCTGGTGAGCCCGGTGTTGCTGGCTCTAAAGGTGACACAGGTGCAACTGGAGCTCAAGGACCTAAGGGAAACAAGGGAGATCAGGGAGCACAGGGTTTCGCAGGCAAGCAGGGTTATCCAGGTGCAGCTGGTCCTCCTGGGCCCAGAGGAGCAACTGGGCCCACAGGTGACAAAGGTCATACAGGTGCCCCAGGTACCCCAGGTGCCCCAGGTATTCCAGGCCCTGCTGGACCCAAAGGTCATCCGGGCCGTGCAGGTGAGCCAGGTGCTTCTGGTTCTGATGGTGCTCCAGGTCCCAGAGGACCTGCTGGGTCTCCAGGTCCCGCAGGTGCTCCCGGCCTTAAGGGACACCCAGGTCTCCCTGGTCCTTCCGGCCCTGCTGGTTTGGCTGCTAAGGGTATCCCCGGACCTCAGGGTCCCCCTGGTGCACCCGGTCAGGATGGTGCTGATGGACCGATGGGCCCAGCTGGCCCTGCTGGTCCCCCTGGTCCTCCTGGTGAGGTTGTGTTTGAGAAAGGCATGGGAATGGGTGAGGTTATGGTCAAGTCCCCCATGTCTGCTTTCACTGCATCTCTGACCACCCCATACCCTGCTGCTGGCAGCCCAATTAAGTTTGACCACATCGTTTACAATGCTGAGAATCACTATGACCCTGAATCTGGCATTTTCACTTGCCATGTTCCTGGAGTTTACTATTTCTCCTACAGCATCCATGTTAATGGAGCTCATGCCCTGGTGGCTCTGTATAAGAACGGCCAGCCTGTTATGTTCACTTATGATGAGTATAGCAAGGGCTTCCTGGACCAGATGTCCGGTAGTGCTGTCCTCTTGCTCGATGAGCAGGACACAGTCTACGTCCAGATCCCCGACGATGAGGCAAATGGGGTCTTTGCCGCTGAGAATGTCCACTGCTCTTTCTCCGGGTTCCTCATTGCTTCAACGTGA